The Osmia bicornis bicornis chromosome 16, iOsmBic2.1, whole genome shotgun sequence genome includes the window tgaTACTGCCAGTGGTATTCTGTGCCCGTTATTCGAGCACAATGGGATACCATTGACAGTGATGAAGATAAAACACCTATTAGATGTTAGTGTCATCGTTATTCACAAACAGCAACACGGATAATAATTCATACTCTCATATGATAGTGTAACACTTTAAACGAACGATTACGCGGGCTAATTAAAATTGTCTTCACAGAGGAAGTACGATATTGGAAATGGATTACCTTCCATGGTTTGCCAGGTTCAAATTCAGGTACTAGGTCGGTGAAGGCAGCGGCACCAGCAGCTGCTCCAGTTGGCTGCCAATCCTTTCCGTCGGTGGAGTCCGTGTTACCTGGATCTGGCCAACCACTCTCCCCAAGTCTGGTGGACCATGTACCATCTCCTTGACCCAACAAAGGATTCATGTTAGGACTACTGTGAGATCGTGTCAAACCAGCCGGTGTAGCTGCTGGCTTACTGGTTGTTCCTGGCGCTCTTGAGAACTCGTTGGTAACTAACTCTCCGTCCTTGTCCAAAGAAGGCAACTTCCACTGATTTAGTCTTGATTGTTGCTGACTCTGTTAATcgacaaataaatatttctataccTCCGCCTACGCTAACGGAAGGGGATgttaattgaaagaaaaatgaatatataCACTTACGACAGGAGGCTCCTTGTTCATTGTCAAGTCCGTGAAACTGTTTTGCAACGCCGACATAGGATCATGTACAGAACTCTTGTAATATTCGGAGCTCTGCGATGGCGGGGCCGgatgttgttgctgctgctgctgctgttgctgttgttgctgctgctgcttcATGTAAGTAGCTTGTTGCACAGCGATTTGATTCTGTAGATTAGCTATCTGCTGCTTTGTCTTTGTTATTTGTACGCTTATCTGAAGGACCGATTGGCCGTTACCCTTCATTGTACTTTGCACAGAATGTTGCTGATGAAGTTGCTGTAGTACTTTGATTTGTTGCAATAATTGGTTCAAAAGTATTAGTGTTTGAGGTGCAAGTGGTTGATTTAGAATTTGGTGGTTTAAGTAACCTTCTTGGACGGCTAATTGAATTTGTTGTACTAACATACGTAGCTGCTGAGTACTAGGCTGATTTTGAGGAGCTCTGGAAGCCTAAAGGTTTGAAACGAAGGTAGAAAATCTGTTGTTTAAATAACTGAATCATAGACCAACACTGTACACAGAAAATTCAATATTAGTACAACTATCGTTAACAGTCTTACCTGATTAAAAGGTGGTTGAGGTGCATTAGTACTAGGTTGTTGTTGTTGTAACGGAACAGCggcttgttgctgctgctgttgtaaCTTTAGCAAACTTGCACTAGCAACCGATCCTCCCACGCTGCCAGTTGTATTTCCACTTGGTACTCCAGCACCctgtaattagaaattaatccGTAACAATCGTCCGGTTCGATGAACACCCGTGTACTCCGTTATTAGAATGCTTACGGGTGGGAAAGACATCTGCTGTGCGACGTGATTAAATCTAGGATATGCTGGTGCAGTTGTAGCTTGATTGGTTGGATCATAACTGGAGTGAGCATCGTGTCTTCTCCATTGATCCACAGGCCGCAACTGACTTAGAAGTTCCAAGGCTTCTTCTCTATTCATTTCTCGATTCCTGAGAGCCAATTCAACATCCTCCTTCTGTAAATGAAATagtgaataaaaagaaatattacaaaccggcagagaaaagaaacgataatttatttgtaaGATGCGTACTTTGAATCCTAAATCACACAAATACCGGAACTCCCTGCTGTTCCATATAACTTCCTTAGTGAGAGTAGGTTTAGTAGGATGACCCCAACTGGGAGTAGGATCCATGTCGGTATCGACCCAGCTTCCAGTAGGTCCCATTGGTTTAGGTTTATGCGTACTAGGTGCACCCCAAGTGCCAGGATTCAACGGAGCCTCGTTCCAGGTACTTGGAGTTTTAGGCTCATCCCATGAACCTGCGTCGTGCGATCCTTCTGCCCAACTACCGTTACGCCCGCCAGGTGCACCGGGATGACCCCACATTGGTCCGCTTACGTCTGGTTTCATTCCAGGTTGTCCTGGCATTCTGTTCTGCGGCATGCCCGGAGGGCATTGCATTCCTACTGAGAAAATTTTCAGGATTTATCAATTACATCCTGacgtataatttaatttacgaTCAATCGATTAACTGAACAAACCTGCTCTGCCCAGATTTGAAGGAAGATCCTTCCAATGAGAAACTTTGCTTCCGGGTATTGCCCTTTGATTGGCTGCAGGGTTACCCCACAAACTTGTACCGTCGTCGTAATTCGGAACGTTTCTTCTTTGCGTAGGCGGAGAAGGTTCTTCCCAACCCGATGGTTTTCCAGGCATGATGTCCTTTGGCGGCGGAGCAGCCCATTGATTTATATTAGATGGATTCAACATTTTGGCAGGAGGTCCTGAAGGATGTTGATGTCCCATTTGATGATGCGGAGGACCTGGAGGTTGACCCCACATCGCGTCAGCATTGGCACCGTTCAATCTTCCAGATATTCCGCGGGGATCGCCGCGCATATCCGCTATTCTAGGATCACGAGCCATCGGATCCATTACTCGCATGTGTTCTCGAGGATCCAACGACATCCTGTGATCACGGGGATCTCGCATCTCTCTAGGATCGACGGAACGAAGATCTCGAGGATCCCGGTGATCGATTCTCGGATCACCCCAGTTAGATCCTGCCCACATGCCGGATTGATTTCCGGTACTGGTTGTCCATTGTCCACCTGCAGAGTTCGGTTGAGAAGAGGTAGGAGCACCAGTCCACATGTTCGACGAGTCAGCAGCTTCGTCGTCCTCGCCCCAGGTTCCACCGATGTTCGTCGCCGGTGTATGACCCCAGGGTGTCTTTGCTTGTTGTTGAGGCGGCGGTTGACCACCGTTTCTAAGATTAGCTTCCCATAAGTCTGTACCATTATTTACCGGTGGCTTCCACATTGGAACTCCGTCCTTAGTCATGCTAGGCTCTGGAGAGGTTGGAACGTCCCAGTTTGTGTCTTGATTAACGTGTTGCTAATTGAGAGAAAGGAGACGAATTAAAGAAAGTAATTCAAAGATAAGTTTACGCGATACTTGTAGAAATACTTACACAGCCCCAACCATCCTGGCTGAACAATGCTTCTCTCATCGTATTCAACTGCTCTAGTTGTTGTTTAGTCGAAGGGGTATTGCTAGCAGAtgtgttattattattaacggATCCCTGAGCCTGATTATTCGGCTGATTATTATTGCTACTGGAGTTTGATTGTTGCTGCTGTTGAACTGaactactattattattttgaccAGAAGAATTTTGCCCAGGTCCCCCGGGATTGTTGGATTTTCCTTGCGACCATTGGTTACTGTTCTGTCCACCCTGAGCCGTGCCGCTCGACTGAGATGTTGGTGGTCCTGATTGTTGATTGGATTGTTGATTTGGATTGTTCACCTTATTTACATTACCTGTAAAAACGAGGGCAAATAAATAGATTAAATAgatgaaatatatgaaatgTCTGAGATTTTCAAGTTTAAAGAGAATATAAACGTACCTGGAACGTTTTGTCCACCGGGTCCTTGATTCTGATTTGAATTCTGATTCGCAGCAACAGATCTGTTTACACTATTTCCAGTCCAATTTCCAGGTGCCCCACTGTTTCCAGAAGGATTTCCCGAACTACCACCCCATCCGGAttgattattattgttgttatttGTAGTACTGGTCTGCGTAGAGCCCCAGTTGGTAGCTCCAGCGCTGTTCAATGAAGTTTCACCTCCACCGGCTAATCTGAGAATCCCAGGAATGCCCCATCTTTTCTTATACTCTAAATTGGGCTGATCCATGTCGTAGACCGATCCGAAAAGAAGCTTCAACGTCTGCTTAAGATCATTTTTCTGAGCTTGTAAAGTGCCATCGGAAACTCCCAGGTATGCTGCTATGAGATTCCTTGCGTAAGCAATCAGTTGAATTCGCTTTGAGCCGTTTACAATCGTTTCGTTACTTTCCAATCGAAGAGGAATTGGATTCTTATCGTTCGTCTTTTCTTCGGAAGTCGTATCATCTTCTGAACGTACAACTGTTTCCGACATTTCGTATTGACTGCGGTCGCGAAGGCGAACAGTGTCGTTCTTGTTCTTGAAATCCGGGCTAGTATTCTTATTACAACCATAACTGTCGTCGACAAATCGGGCAGTCTGAggcatcgtcgtcgtcgtcgtcgtgcCGATGAGAGCAACTTGTTTACAATTGATCAGACTTTTTGTAAAAACGTTCTCAACATTATATCCGATAACTTCGTGTACTTTGTATAACCTTCTTTTAAATCGATACAAATCACAGAGATCCTCACGGGAAATTTTATCATTCATCACGTCAGCGAAAGCTTGACACCTTAGCTTTAttcgtttaaataaattagagCGCAATGAACTAATAGAATAAGACGCATGTGACCCCGAGTACTTATAGCTCGCGAGATAAGTGGCCGAAGGCTCGTTAGACTTAACATTATCCTGAAATGAAAGAGCACCAACAGTAATTGTTGCCACGCGATTAATACCATTAATATCCGAGGACAACATCTCCATTGTCTTTTTCTTTAACTTGAAAATTAACGTATCTGAGGTTCTTGTTAACAAACAACCGTCGTTTGGATATTGTTGTTGTTCTTGTTCTTGTTGTTCATTCATCAATGTCACATTCGAATAATACATTCTTCTAAAGATCTTTAATAGGAACACGTAGTTTCGTGTAAGAATTCTTATTGaggtaaaaatttcatcgttcaataattttcttaacGTTATGATGATGAGTGACCAgcaaattttgcaattttccaTACCCACGATTGACATCCTACAGTCTACTAGATTTCTAATCGCATTAAATAATAGGACATTTAATTGTTCGTCTTTCATTGAATTCATGTTCTCACAATTCATCGTTGTTGCtgttaattttctaattaatgaaagaaagatatcatGACTAATCCCTTGTTCAAGGGGATCATCGTTCAAGAGACACGTTATTGTTCTTCTTAGAAAATTTGGTATCTTATAGGTGAATGTTGTCTCGTTTATTTGAACAGAAATACTCAAGAATTGAACATCGAGATGTGTCCTTTTGTAACTAGTCTCGTGGCTCGGTATCCCCTTCCACGTAATACTAAAATCGCAAATCACCTTATAGCTAAATTTAACCACATAAAGCTTACATCCTAACGAGAGTGGAACACATGCGCGTTGCGTCAGCTCGCTCGCGACCAGATCGAGCCACGAAGGAGAGGATTGTGCGCTGTTGGGCGCGTTTCTCAATGGGAAAGGTCGCGGAGGCTGGTCGGTTAGCTCGTTTCCGGGAACGATAAGCGTAATGGAAGAACTGGTGGCCACGCTTTCCCCTTCTTTAATCAGACGTGATTCTTCGTTCGACGACGTATCCCTTACATAAACATTATTCCTCGgtattatgaaatttaaagGCGCTTTTGATATTCTATACTTCACCGAAACGACGATCACAACATTTGTCAACGTTTCATCTTCTCTGATTAAACAAGATTTCATCATTGGGTGGTTGTTGCTTTCCGAACAAGCAACGGCTGGCAACAAAATTTCTACGAAGACAGAATTAATCTCTGACAGTGTTTTTAAGTTATCTGAATAAACTAAGCGAAGAGATTCCATTTTCGAATATAGATAtgttgataaaaatatttcaatctttGAATCAACACCGATCGGATAAAGATACTTAACAAAGGTACATAAGCGTGACAAACAAAGTTCGTTTGAGTCTTGATTATGACATGAAAATGCATCATTTTTCACGCAACGTATAATCTCCATAAGAATTTTACTCGAGAATAATTCTAAATatgttaaagaaaatttgCTCGATCCGTTAATCGATTGAACGTTAATAATCCAACGATGCTTGCTTTTGATCATTTGGTCATTTATTAAGAAGTTATATTCATCGTCATCCTGTTCCGGCAACAGTATGAAATTATATTGTTTTTGTAAGGATAAACCGTCGAAAAAAGATTTCACGAAATATCTGAATAAATCCAAATGGGTTCTTAATTTCATTGCATTCGCACCACCGTCCATTTCGACGCGGAGGAAATAATGGTTACTGGTTGAGCTGAGCAATATCACAGACTTGTagttatcgttattattactTAGGAGGCTAAAATTAGACTTAACGTTATTGTATTTGCCCGAATGGAGGCAGGACCCTAGTAAGGAGTAATTGTCAAGAGAGTCGAGAGAGAAGTGGCCTGATGAGGGGCGATCAGACTTGGGTATCCTAACTAGGCTAGGTACCCCTTCACCGACTGCACACTTATCTCCTGTTAATCGTAGATTTACGCTTATACTTAGTACCCTAATATTTAGTACGCTAAAGCTAGTCTTATTATCACTTAATGTCTTAGACATAGACTTAGAGTTATTGGCGGAGCTGACCGGTTTCTTGTTACCGGACATGCCCGGATGTTTtctttttgttgttgttgttgttgttgttgttgttgttttaTGAACTGTTGGTTTTCGATCGTCTTGATGATTATGTTCCGCTCGATTTGAGCGATCATTTAGTTTAggattatcattatcattattattattattattaccacTACTAccattgttattattattattattaatattaataataatattattattatcgtaAGTTAGAAGATGATTTTTTGTTGGGTGTTTTGTGGTTGACGACGCCACTGACTGGCAGATCAAGCTTCGACTAGTCAAGATAAACTTGCCTggaaaagtaaaataattttgtcaaaattacgtattattttccaaaattatttctttccttGACGGCATTCATAATATTACTCAAGTATTATTTACTCTAATAGGTTAATATATATGAAAGTGAGAACTGTAAGTAGTAGGGAGTATTCATCCCATGCCAATTGTAGAAAATTTGCTATGTTTAACTTGtcgtataataaaatatgccCTCTTTTCGATACCATCATTATAGTAGAATACGAGATTCAAGatgataatataaaaattgatagtTACCAGTTTGGCTCGACAGGACGGTTAAAAAGTCAGTGGCGACGATATTTTCGAGATGGCTAGTAGGTTTTGCCATCATGCTGTTGTTTATGAATTCAATATCACAGTATCTAGCATTCTCTGATTCTCTTCCCTCCCCCATCCCTATCGGACTGTTTTTCCCTAATACTACTACATCCccctgaaaaaagaaaatgttattatagAAGTATATACTtcaaaatatactttatgctTTCGTGCTTAAAGcatttctttttatgtttCAAGCTTGCTTGATAGCATTTATCCAAAGAGATTTTCAAGGTCTCATCAATTTACATGTTATAGTATGAAAAAAATGCAATAGCAGGAAATGAAACACCAGACAAAAAGGTACTATAAATGTACCAAAGTATCCTGTTCTCTTTTTGGAATATACAGTAagtgtaaaatgaaaaattaaatttacatttgcTACATTTTCAATTGTTAAGTATACTTTTTCtaattgatattaattatgttaaatgaaacttaccatGGAATTTTGTACGAAGGCATTTGTTTCTGTAGAAATCTCATGTGAACTAGAATTGTGTGGAAACATAGGGCTCAGTTCTTCTTTGGCAGGCAATGCATAGAAACCAAGATCTAATGTTTGAAAACAATGTACCTTACaataagatacatttaataacccttttatattttgtgaattGAAAGCACgcgatattattttaaattattcttgtACATGTGAAAGTTAAATGATTCTTtgttaaattcataaaattatgaaatcttttgcaaAATGTAAATACTAACCTTGTAGACTATCACTATCAATGTGCTCCTAGCTCCATGCCAGTGGAGATCTGCAACAAAAATTACAAACTCTATAAGCACATTCATCCGTGTTACTTTACTTctaggaaaatgaaattacaaaagaatCTTTGTATCTTTAGGAATTTATATTTGCATTAAAAGATGCACCGGAAGAATGAAAATACagattataattttattgatCCATCCCTAAAAATAATCGAATTTGACATAAATAGTTGTGAGAcaagaatagaaaaaatattaatataaattattaacagtctttatcaatgaaatgaaatattcgtCTACACGTTCAATTCTTAAATGCAACCATGAATGATTGCATACATACAGTAACATTAAAGAACACCTCATCCTATTCAAATGTCGTAAATACACAGTGCATACCGAAACGGAAATCGTCGTTTCGATCGATCTTATTCGTTCCGGCAACAAGCTCATATTCGCTTTTTCTAATTCTTCAATACAGAATAAGCAAACGTAATCGAATATCAGCGATTTCTATGACACGAAAATGCGCCATTTACCAAAATTTATGCGCAATACAAGGTTAGATAACGTACAGAATAAACAAGATGAAGACGAAATTTTTGCTCTTCATAGATAATATCGCACGTATACATGCGCACGCatacattatatacatacacgTGCATATATAacgttaattacaaaaaatatatacgaacgttcaatattaaaaaataaaatttcttcaatCTCTGCAAAACTCGGTTCATACCACAATAATACAACTACACGTATTCGCgcgtgtgtgtgtatatacacatatatgtatgctccgaaagaatatataaatttagGTGTGTGAGCTCGTGTGCGCATGTGTaacttatatttatatacacaTCGCATATATGCATATATATGCATAAAGGTATATACGCATACATAtgtacgtatatgtatatacatatgtacatgcATGTGCGCCCATCTTACACACCCGTACGTAATACTGTAAATACATATGGATTTATGTAATATGTACATAATCATAGAACGTAGAACGTAAAATGTGAATCAAGACCGAAAGAGAAACAGTCCTTTTTCCAATGTATCCAAAGGGGTACGCCGTTAAGATATAATATACGCGTTCCTTTTACGGCTAAGAGAAATGGAAAAGACTTACTGTTTAGATTCGGTGCCCGAAGAAGAGTTCAGTCTAGTCGAAGATATTTCGTTGGTGCACGAAACGGGCAGAGCGAGTACCGCTCCGCTGGTGGGCTATTCCCGCGAGCGGCGCTACTCCCCCGGATTTCGAGGACTCGGTGCTGCCGATGCGCGCACCGACGCCCGATTCATACTTGTACCTTACAAAAAGCCCCTTTCACATCTCgcaatatataatagtaaacAACTGTTATATATTCTGACAAACATTATGTATCAAGAATATATAATAATCTACACTAGTGTGAGCAACATTACTATTGGAATGAACTTTAATGAATGATAGATCAATGTTTCAACAACAATTCAAAGGTGACCTATTTAAATAGTTTCAATTTGTTTTGTATGATGTTAGAATAAAAGGAATTTATattgaattattcatttattctatATGCTTTTCTAATGTTTTAAGATTGAATGTTTCATGATTGAATGCACGTATGTTCGTACAGGTATGTGTTATGACTGCAAGTACAATAtgtaaatgtaatatatataaatagaaatacaATCACTGGAACAAATGTACTTTGATAGATCATAAGATTTAAATACTATACGTTTGGTAAGTTGCAATAAAGGAacttcaaaattaaataatttatgttccttcacaaaatatttatgtaatcaATCTTCAATCGGACTTTTAGGTAATATTCAAAAATAGGAAAGATATAGATATTTGATATATATCTATACCATACTTTAATTGAAGGAGTTTACATAACACTTAAGATTACTCATTTTAATGAAGTATCGTAAACACTGAAGTACAGAGGCATTTAAAAAAGTggatataattataattgtatccaagagatgaaaaattgagattaaaatttttataaggTATTAATCTACCTTATACAATAGCACAGCTAATATTTATTAGGCAACATAAAGgaggaaatgaagaaaatggtaaagaaattttatgtaaaaattcTGATCTGAATCAGTTGTAAATGCCGTATCATCATTGTTTCAAATACGCATTATACCGTTATATAAAGTTGTACAATTATGTTGCGGGTAAGGTAagaattttcgaatgaaaATGGAAAGTTTCGTTACTACTATAAATATACGAAACATCATCCAGATATAATCGGGTAAAAAATTTCAGTAATCTTCATCATTGTTTCGTACAAGATAAAAGAAGTTACATTATGCCGTCATATTTCCCGCTGTTAAGATATGGAAGTTATCGAACCGTTAAAGGTGGTACTAGCTAGGTAGATATACGTATACGATCTTTACCTATAGAGAACCTCTAATATCTACGCGTGTACAAGTGCGTGCTATTCTCTGTGGCGCACGTCTGCCCTTTGCTGCGACAAGTCCGCTTGTACTATAAATTGCCAATGGAAACTCATGTAAATACTTTATACACAGAGTTCAGCCAATTATCTATTACCACCTTTTAAATTATCCAGGACAAGTTTGTCTAACACGAATTTTATCGTACAAAAGGGATTCGTACACACGTTGatatcaattttctttccagaTGGAGTTGTTCTCGAAATTAAAGGTCACCTTTGTTTTTCTAAATAGAATAACTATGCTTTTAGATTTACTTTCTAATAGAGGTTGCCTCGGATGAATACATACAATGGTGTATGACGTAGATTTGGTCGAAATGAAAACAAGGAAAATCATTTGTCGACGgcacaattataattaaaaatatgtcgtagaaaaatatgata containing:
- the LOC114872230 gene encoding trinucleotide repeat-containing gene 6A protein isoform X2; translated protein: MVIYSDLHWHGARSTLIVIVYKVHCFQTLDLGFYALPAKEELSPMFPHNSSSHEISTETNAFVQNSMGDVVVLGKNSPIGMGEGRESENARYCDIEFINNSMMAKPTSHLENIVATDFLTVLSSQTGKFILTSRSLICQSVASSTTKHPTKNHLLTYDNNNIIININNNNNNNGSSGNNNNNNDNDNPKLNDRSNRAEHNHQDDRKPTVHKTTTTTTTTTTKRKHPGMSGNKKPVSSANNSKSMSKTLSDNKTSFSVLNIRVLSISVNLRLTGDKCAVGEGVPSLVRIPKSDRPSSGHFSLDSLDNYSLLGSCLHSGKYNNVKSNFSLLSNNNDNYKSVILLSSTSNHYFLRVEMDGGANAMKLRTHLDLFRYFVKSFFDGLSLQKQYNFILLPEQDDDEYNFLINDQMIKSKHRWIINVQSINGSSKFSLTYLELFSSKILMEIIRCVKNDAFSCHNQDSNELCLSRLCTFVKYLYPIGVDSKIEIFLSTYLYSKMESLRLVYSDNLKTLSEINSVFVEILLPAVACSESNNHPMMKSCLIREDETLTNVVIVVSVKYRISKAPLNFIIPRNNVYVRDTSSNEESRLIKEGESVATSSSITLIVPGNELTDQPPRPFPLRNAPNSAQSSPSWLDLVASELTQRACVPLSLGCKLYVVKFSYKVICDFSITWKGIPSHETSYKRTHLDVQFLSISVQINETTFTYKIPNFLRRTITCLLNDDPLEQGISHDIFLSLIRKLTATTMNCENMNSMKDEQLNVLLFNAIRNLVDCRMSIVGMENCKICWSLIIITLRKLLNDEIFTSIRILTRNYVFLLKIFRRMYYSNVTLMNEQQEQEQQQYPNDGCLLTRTSDTLIFKLKKKTMEMLSSDINGINRVATITVGALSFQDNVKSNEPSATYLASYKYSGSHASYSISSLRSNLFKRIKLRCQAFADVMNDKISREDLCDLYRFKRRLYKVHEVIGYNVENVFTKSLINCKQVALIGTTTTTTMPQTARFVDDSYGCNKNTSPDFKNKNDTVRLRDRSQYEMSETVVRSEDDTTSEEKTNDKNPIPLRLESNETIVNGSKRIQLIAYARNLIAAYLGVSDGTLQAQKNDLKQTLKLLFGSVYDMDQPNLEYKKRWGIPGILRLAGGGETSLNSAGATNWGSTQTSTTNNNNNNQSGWGGSSGNPSGNSGAPGNWTGNSVNRSVAANQNSNQNQGPGGQNVPGNVNKVNNPNQQSNQQSGPPTSQSSGTAQGGQNSNQWSQGKSNNPGGPGQNSSGQNNNSSSVQQQQQSNSSSNNNQPNNQAQGSVNNNNTSASNTPSTKQQLEQLNTMREALFSQDGWGCQHVNQDTNWDVPTSPEPSMTKDGVPMWKPPVNNGTDLWEANLRNGGQPPPQQQAKTPWGHTPATNIGGTWGEDDEAADSSNMWTGAPTSSQPNSAGGQWTTSTGNQSGMWAGSNWGDPRIDHRDPRDLRSVDPREMRDPRDHRMSLDPREHMRVMDPMARDPRIADMRGDPRGISGRLNGANADAMWGQPPGPPHHQMGHQHPSGPPAKMLNPSNINQWAAPPPKDIMPGKPSGWEEPSPPTQRRNVPNYDDGTSLWGNPAANQRAIPGSKVSHWKDLPSNLGRAGMQCPPGMPQNRMPGQPGMKPDVSGPMWGHPGAPGGRNGSWAEGSHDAGSWDEPKTPSTWNEAPLNPGTWGAPSTHKPKPMGPTGSWVDTDMDPTPSWGHPTKPTLTKEVIWNSREFRYLCDLGFKKEDVELALRNREMNREEALELLSQLRPVDQWRRHDAHSSYDPTNQATTAPAYPRFNHVAQQMSFPPGAGVPSGNTTGSVGGSVASASLLKLQQQQQQAAVPLQQQQPSTNAPQPPFNQASRAPQNQPSTQQLRMLVQQIQLAVQEGYLNHQILNQPLAPQTLILLNQLLQQIKVLQQLHQQHSVQSTMKGNGQSVLQISVQITKTKQQIANLQNQIAVQQATYMKQQQQQQQQQQQQQQHPAPPSQSSEYYKSSVHDPMSALQNSFTDLTMNKEPPVSQQQSRLNQWKLPSLDKDGELVTNEFSRAPGTTSKPAATPAGLTRSHSSPNMNPLLGQGDGTWSTRLGESGWPDPGNTDSTDGKDWQPTGAAAGAAAFTDLVPEFEPGKPWKGTQMKSIEDDPSITPGSVVRSPLSLAAIKDPDAIFSSSSKTSPPPQQPTNPDTSIPSLSNSTWTFNPPATTPSAFTSAKNTWGESAPPPTAVTSELWGAPMSKVRGPPPGLSSKATGNTSNGWAGLGTVGRSSSSWGLQSSTNAGWVSTWLLLKNLTPQIDGSTLKTLCMQHGPVQDFRLYLNHGIALTKYSSRDEAIKAQGALNNCVLGNTTIFAESPADSEVHTLLQQLSHGGQQQAGATAGAGWSLRPSNKTGPPPDTWGGSSSQLWGAPPSSNSLWSSTGIDSNDQQRATPSSLNSYLPGDLLGGESM
- the LOC114872230 gene encoding trinucleotide repeat-containing gene 6C protein isoform X5, producing the protein MFPHNSSSHEISTETNAFVQNSMGDVVVLGKNSPIGMGEGRESENARYCDIEFINNSMMAKPTSHLENIVATDFLTVLSSQTGKFILTSRSLICQSVASSTTKHPTKNHLLTYDNNNIIININNNNNNNGSSGNNNNNNDNDNPKLNDRSNRAEHNHQDDRKPTVHKTTTTTTTTTTKRKHPGMSGNKKPVSSANNSKSMSKTLSDNKTSFSVLNIRVLSISVNLRLTGDKCAVGEGVPSLVRIPKSDRPSSGHFSLDSLDNYSLLGSCLHSGKYNNVKSNFSLLSNNNDNYKSVILLSSTSNHYFLRVEMDGGANAMKLRTHLDLFRYFVKSFFDGLSLQKQYNFILLPEQDDDEYNFLINDQMIKSKHRWIINVQSINGSSKFSLTYLELFSSKILMEIIRCVKNDAFSCHNQDSNELCLSRLCTFVKYLYPIGVDSKIEIFLSTYLYSKMESLRLVYSDNLKTLSEINSVFVEILLPAVACSESNNHPMMKSCLIREDETLTNVVIVVSVKYRISKAPLNFIIPRNNVYVRDTSSNEESRLIKEGESVATSSSITLIVPGNELTDQPPRPFPLRNAPNSAQSSPSWLDLVASELTQRACVPLSLGCKLYVVKFSYKVICDFSITWKGIPSHETSYKRTHLDVQFLSISVQINETTFTYKIPNFLRRTITCLLNDDPLEQGISHDIFLSLIRKLTATTMNCENMNSMKDEQLNVLLFNAIRNLVDCRMSIVGMENCKICWSLIIITLRKLLNDEIFTSIRILTRNYVFLLKIFRRMYYSNVTLMNEQQEQEQQQYPNDGCLLTRTSDTLIFKLKKKTMEMLSSDINGINRVATITVGALSFQDNVKSNEPSATYLASYKYSGSHASYSISSLRSNLFKRIKLRCQAFADVMNDKISREDLCDLYRFKRRLYKVHEVIGYNVENVFTKSLINCKQVALIGTTTTTTMPQTARFVDDSYGCNKNTSPDFKNKNDTVRLRDRSQYEMSETVVRSEDDTTSEEKTNDKNPIPLRLESNETIVNGSKRIQLIAYARNLIAAYLGVSDGTLQAQKNDLKQTLKLLFGSVYDMDQPNLEYKKRWGIPGILRLAGGGETSLNSAGATNWGSTQTSTTNNNNNNQSGWGGSSGNPSGNSGAPGNWTGNSVNRSVAANQNSNQNQGPGGQNVPGNVNKVNNPNQQSNQQSGPPTSQSSGTAQGGQNSNQWSQGKSNNPGGPGQNSSGQNNNSSSVQQQQQSNSSSNNNQPNNQAQGSVNNNNTSASNTPSTKQQLEQLNTMREALFSQDGWGCQHVNQDTNWDVPTSPEPSMTKDGVPMWKPPVNNGTDLWEANLRNGGQPPPQQQAKTPWGHTPATNIGGTWGEDDEAADSSNMWTGAPTSSQPNSAGGQWTTSTGNQSGMWAGSNWGDPRIDHRDPRDLRSVDPREMRDPRDHRMSLDPREHMRVMDPMARDPRIADMRGDPRGISGRLNGANADAMWGQPPGPPHHQMGHQHPSGPPAKMLNPSNINQWAAPPPKDIMPGKPSGWEEPSPPTQRRNVPNYDDGTSLWGNPAANQRAIPGSKVSHWKDLPSNLGRAVGMQCPPGMPQNRMPGQPGMKPDVSGPMWGHPGAPGGRNGSWAEGSHDAGSWDEPKTPSTWNEAPLNPGTWGAPSTHKPKPMGPTGSWVDTDMDPTPSWGHPTKPTLTKEVIWNSREFRYLCDLGFKKEDVELALRNREMNREEALELLSQLRPVDQWRRHDAHSSYDPTNQATTAPAYPRFNHVAQQMSFPPGAGVPSGNTTGSVGGSVASASLLKLQQQQQQAAVPLQQQQPSTNAPQPPFNQASRAPQNQPSTQQLRMLVQQIQLAVQEGYLNHQILNQPLAPQTLILLNQLLQQIKVLQQLHQQHSVQSTMKGNGQSVLQISVQITKTKQQIANLQNQIAVQQATYMKQQQQQQQQQQQQQQHPAPPSQSSEYYKSSVHDPMSALQNSFTDLTMNKEPPVSQQQSRLNQWKLPSLDKDGELVTNEFSRAPGTTSKPAATPAGLTRSHSSPNMNPLLGQGDGTWSTRLGESGWPDPGNTDSTDGKDWQPTGAAAGAAAFTDLVPEFEPGKPWKGTQMKSIEDDPSITPGSVVRSPLSLAAIKDPDAIFSSSSKTSPPPQQPTNPDTSIPSLSNSTWTFNPPATTPSAFTSAKNTWGESAPPPTAVTSELWGAPMSKVRGPPPGLSSKATGNTSNGWAGLGTVGRSSSSWGLQSSTNAGWVSTWLLLKNLTPQIDGSTLKTLCMQHGPVQDFRLYLNHGIALTKYSSRDEAIKAQGALNNCVLGNTTIFAESPADSEVHTLLQQLSHGGQQQAGATAGAGWSLRPSNKTGPPPDTWGGSSSQLWGAPPSSNSLWSSTGIDSNDQQRATPSSLNSYLPGDLLGGESM